A single genomic interval of Chromatiales bacterium 21-64-14 harbors:
- a CDS encoding adenylosuccinate lyase has translation MELTPLTAVSPIDGRYNGATGELRPLFSEYALIHHRVLVEVRWLEALAGSDGIPEVPSLSQHATQILDGIVEQFTLEDAQRVKNIERTTNHDVKAVEYFLKEKIAGNAELGAVAEFIHFACTSEDINNLAYALMLRAARIEVLLPALDELLDTLRELARRHAHRAMLSRTHGQPASPTTLGKEMANVVHRIKRQRDQLAAVPLLGKMNGAVGNYNAHLAAYPKLDWRAFSADFVTGLGLDWNPYTTQIEPHDYMVEFFDALARLNTILLDLCRDLWGYVSIGYFRQKSVAGEVGSSTMPHKVNPIDFENAEGNLGLANALCRHLGAKLPVSRWQRDLSDSTVLRNLGVGIAHSLIAYRSCLKGLGKLEVDDARLDADLDGNWEVLAEAVQTVMRRYGVPEPYEQLKALTRGRRVDRAALQRFIADLNIPEDAQRRLAALTPATYTGNAGEQADEI, from the coding sequence ATGGAACTGACACCACTGACCGCCGTTTCCCCCATTGACGGACGCTACAACGGCGCCACCGGGGAGTTGCGTCCACTGTTTTCGGAATACGCGTTGATCCATCACCGGGTATTGGTGGAGGTGCGTTGGCTCGAGGCCCTGGCGGGCTCCGACGGTATCCCGGAGGTGCCATCACTGAGTCAGCATGCGACCCAGATTCTGGACGGCATCGTAGAACAGTTCACGCTGGAGGACGCGCAGCGTGTCAAAAATATAGAGCGGACCACCAACCACGATGTCAAGGCAGTGGAGTACTTCCTGAAGGAGAAGATCGCCGGCAATGCGGAACTGGGGGCAGTGGCCGAGTTCATCCACTTCGCCTGCACCTCGGAGGATATCAACAATCTCGCCTACGCCCTGATGCTGCGGGCGGCCCGCATCGAAGTGCTGCTCCCGGCCCTGGATGAGCTGCTGGACACCCTGCGGGAACTCGCCCGGCGCCACGCCCACCGCGCCATGCTCTCGCGCACCCATGGCCAGCCCGCATCCCCCACGACCCTAGGCAAGGAGATGGCCAACGTCGTCCACCGGATCAAGCGTCAGCGCGATCAGTTGGCGGCGGTCCCGCTGCTCGGCAAGATGAACGGTGCGGTCGGCAACTACAACGCGCATCTCGCGGCCTACCCAAAGCTCGACTGGCGCGCGTTCAGCGCGGACTTCGTCACCGGCCTCGGCCTGGACTGGAACCCCTATACGACCCAGATCGAACCTCACGACTACATGGTGGAGTTCTTCGACGCCCTCGCGCGCCTCAACACCATCCTGCTGGACCTGTGCCGCGACCTCTGGGGCTACGTGTCGATCGGCTATTTCCGCCAGAAGAGCGTGGCCGGCGAGGTCGGTTCCTCCACCATGCCACACAAGGTCAATCCTATCGATTTCGAGAATGCCGAGGGCAATCTGGGACTGGCCAACGCGTTGTGCAGGCACCTTGGCGCCAAACTCCCGGTGTCACGCTGGCAGCGCGATCTCAGTGACTCTACGGTGCTGCGCAACCTGGGCGTGGGCATCGCCCATTCGCTCATCGCGTATCGTTCCTGTCTCAAGGGACTCGGCAAACTGGAGGTGGATGACGCACGCCTGGACGCGGACCTGGACGGGAACTGGGAAGTCCTGGCGGAAGCGGTACAGACCGTGATGCGACGCTATGGAGTGCCGGAGCCCTATGAACAACTGAAGGCGCTGACCCGCGGGCGGCGCGTAGACCGCGCCGCCTTACAGCGATTCATCGCGGATCTGAACATCCCGGAAGACGCCCAGCGCAGGCTTGCGGCCCTTACGCCGGCGACGTATACCGGCAACGCCGGCGAGCAGGCCGACGAGATTTAG